GTGCTGTCCAATAACCAACAGCACGGCGCACTCTAACTGCATAGCACTGTCTGGAGAGCGTTGCTGTACATACCGCAGTGTTTTTCCAAATGCTTTCATCTATTTGGAAGTATATGGTCTACTGGCACCCGCTATTCTTTCCATCGCTGCCATGACGTGCCGTGTGCTGTGGATCACACGAGAACAGCTGAGGCACATCCAGCGTCTGCAGCGAGCCGTAGCAAACAGGAAATGCAGACGGAGAATGGAAATGCGTTATGCTTGTTGTGTAGCAGCCGTTTCCCTCGCCTTCCTGACCTGCTGGGTGCCCTACATTGTTTACACCCATGTAGGCATGGAGTTTTTGCTCAGACAGGGAGGAAAGAGCAATCGCACTGGCCACATTGTGCTGTCCTGTGTTGGTATCGGGGGCACTGCAGTCGTGCCTCTGTTTTTGGGACTCGCCAACAGGGAGTACACAGATCCAGTCAAGAAACTGTTCTGCAGACTGTGGCACCGCCACGGACAAAGTGTGCAAATGGACACTAGCCTTCGATTCAGCTGATCAAATTGCCATTTGActaatttttgtatttgtaatattcAGCTAAAGATAACATGTGAGCTGGGTTTCAGTGAAATGGTCTATAGGAtgcttgaatgtttttttatgtactgAGTGTCAAGAAAATCTTGAAATAATCTTTAAGTGAGAGTGTTTGTGCAGACTCATGAAGCAACTGCTGTGCCACTTATCTACTATAGAGAAGGAgacttaaaaagtgaaaaaaaagaaagtgacgtgacataccgccaagtatgttgacccatactctGACTTAGTGCTTTACATctaacccatctaaagtgcacacacacaacagtgaacgcacacccggagcagtgacacacacacacacacacacacatacacacacacagcagtgaacgcacacacacacacatagcagtgaacacacacacatgttggtatatgtggtttatggggactcttcataggtgtaatggtttttataatgtacaaattgtatattctatggccctaccccaaccctacccctaaccctaaccctcacaggaaactttgtgcattttaggattttcaaattaataattctgtatgatttaaaaatgtcctcataaaccacctcattgtaatacctgtgtcatacctatgtcattatacaaatttgtgtcctccttaaccacataaacaagctcacgCACACATCCACACATAACAGTGAACGCACACCcggaacagtgaacacacacacacacacacacacatagcagtgaacacacacacacacacacacacacacacacacaacagtgaatgCACACCCGgaacaatgaacacacacacacacacacacacacatagcagtgaacacacacacacacacatagcagtgaacacacacacacacacacacacacacacacacaacagtgaatgCACATCCGgaacaatgaacacacacacacacacacacatagcagtgaacacacacacacacacacacacaacagtgaatgCACACCCGgaacaatgaacacacacacacacacacacacacacacatagcagtgaacacacacacacacacacacacacacaacagtgaatgCACATCCGgaacaatgaacacacacacacacacacacacacacacacacacacacaacagtgaatgCACACCCGgaacaatgaacacacacacacacacacacacacacatagcagtgaacacacacacacacacatagcagtgaacacacacacacacacacacacacacacacacacacacacacaacagtgaatgCACATCCGgaacaatgaacacacacacacacacacacacacaaacacacacacacacacacacagcagtgaacacacacccggagcagtgaacacaccctgagcagtgggcatcatttatgctgtggcaccctgGGAACAGTTGGGGATTTGGTGctttgctcaagagcacctcagtcgTTTTGTTTGCCGGCCcgggattcaaacccacaacctttaggtttaggagtcaaactctccaaacattaggccatgacttccccacagTTTAAGGCAGCAGAGCAGCAACCTCCTTGATGCTTTGTAGATCGATGTTATTTAGGTGTTGGTAGGGTTAGATTTTGATGTTAttttacctaaaaaaataaaatagaaataatgtcCCATCCAATTCTAGACCATTGTTCCATTTTTTTCCAGTCTTGTAACAAGTTAGTTCTAGGTGGACTTGCGGCAACATTGATCTTCACTGGAGGTTAGttgttttcttttatctttttatgCACTCTTGTTGTGGTTCtcctaaattacagtatttataaatttttttttaaaaaggtatgttgaatttattttgtgtaatatataGGAAATGTGAGAAAGGGGTACAGAGATACTGaagtactgtatattttttggtttaaaataGATATTCATGCTTATGTCTGCCATCAGTTTTATATCCGACTTGTCCATTTTAAAACCTGTTTTCAGGAGCATTGTAAATAAATTGACATTAAACCAGGAGTGTAGAATAAACCAGCCATTAGCCTGTTTGTTTGTATAGTCAGTTTTGTGAATAAATCTATTTACAGTGCAATAATTATCCCTTGTGTAACATGAGTGGATCTTTGTTATTCCCAGTTCTTTCAGATATATTATACTGATATAATATCACACTTTAATGTGGTGTATTATACAGAATCTAAAGACATACAGTAACTTCCTTTCATCCTGACATTCTTCCTAATTTCAGAATATGATCACACTGTGaaatatggaaatattttttGTATGCTACAAGAGGGAATGTTCTTTGGCCTTGTATTGTGGCCTTTATGTCCAAAGGAAGGAGGaatgttttgtttagattttagaAATCTGAGCAAAAGATAACAAATTTACATTAGTATGACAGTGATGAAAAACAGCACTGATGTCTGCAAGATAAACTGTGGAAGAATCATTTCTGGAGGGTAATACTTTGATATTGTGCAAAAGAAGAATGGATTATTTGCCTGtggtaaaaataatgtaaaataaaatgaatgatacTCACCATACTTTACAGAGCTGTCAACTTAACACCAGGGACCGGTATCATGATGGTAgttgaacaaattcagagttacaggattagttggTAACATGGTTGTTGGTacgttggtaccatgatgctgttcatcaactctgtcaactcaggctttgatcctgagtttgtggagcgcttgcacatgaatgtgtgacatcactggctaACCctaacagccaatcacgagccttgcaacacaaagcaagtttgatttacttatCGCTAGAGACCCAGCGAAATTCagaactaaaggttaaaggttttgctaaagtttaagagattgaagaatatgacaaatttaaatgtcatgtcaatcaatcaatcacctttatttatatagtgctttaaacaaaatacattgcgccaaagcactgaacaacattcatttggaaaacagtgtctcaataatgcaaaatgatagttaaaggcagttcatcattgaattcagttatgtcatctctgttcagttgaaatagtgtctgttttaatttgcaatcaagtcaatgatatcgctgtagatgaagtgaccccaactaagcaagccagaggcgacagcggcaaggaaccgaaactccatcggtgacagaatggagaaaaaaaccttgggagaaaccaggctcagttggggggtcagttctcctctgaccagacgaaaccagtagttcaattccaggctgcagcaaagtcagattgtgcagaagaatcatctgtttcctgtggtcttgtcctggtgctcctctgagacaaggtctttacaggggatctgtatctggggctatagttgtcctggtctccgctgtctttcagggcagtagaggtcctttctaggtgctgatccaccatctggtctggatacgtactggatccgggtgactgcagtgaccctctgatctggatacagactggatctggtggccacggtgacctcggaacaagagagaaacagacaaatattagcgtagatgccattcttctaatgatgtagaaagtacggtgttatgtgaagtgttccggttccagtttacctaattaatgcagcctaaaaatcctttaacggatttggatattaaaagcatattagtatgttatgtgtatgccaggttaaagagatgggtctttaatctagatttaaacagcaagagtgtgtctgcctcccgaacaatgttaggtaggttattccagagtttaggcgccaaataggaaaaggatctgccgcccgcagttgattttgatattctaggtattatcaaattgcctgagttttgagaacgtagcggacgtagaggagtataatgtaaaaggagctcattcaaatactgaggtgctaaaccattcagggctttataagtaataagcaatattttaaaatctatacgatgtttgatagggagccagtgcagtgtggacaggaccgggctaatatggtcatacttcctggttctagtaagaactcttgctgctgcattttggactagctgtagtttgtttaccaagcgtgcagaacaaccacccaataaagcattacaatagtctaaccttgaagtcataaatgcatggattagcatttctgcatttgacattgagagcataggccgtaatttagatatatttttgagatggaaaaatgcagttttacaaatgctagaaacgtggctttctaaggacagattgcgatcaagtagcacacctaggttcctaactgatgacgaagaattgacagagcaaccatcaagtcttagacagtgttctaggttattacaagtagagtttttaggccctatgattaacacctctgttttttctgaatttagcagtaagaaattactcgtcatccaattttttatatcaactatgcattccattagtttttcaaattggtgtgtttcaccgggctgcgaggaaatatagagctgcgtatcatcagcataacagtgaaagctaacaccatgtttcctgatgatatctcccaagggtaacatataaagcgtgaagagtagcggccctagaactgagccttgaggtactccatactgcacttgtgatcgatatgatacatcttcattcactgctacgaactgatggcggtcatataagtacgatttaaaccatgctaatgcacttccactgatgccaacaaagtgttcaagtctatgcaaaagaatgttgtggtcaattgtgtcaaacgcagcactaagatccaataaaactaatagagagatacacccacgatcagatgataagagcagatcatttgtaactctaaggagagcagtttcagtactatgatacggtctaaatcctgactggaaatcctcacatataccatttttctctaagaaggaatataattgtgaggataccaccttttctagtatcttggacagaaaagggagattcgagattggtctataattaactagttctctggggtcaagttgtggcttttttatgagaggcttaataacagccagtttgaaggttttggggacatgtcctaatgacaatgaggaattaataatagtcagaagaggacctatgacttctggaagcacctcatTTAAGAGCTTAGATGTGAAAAATTAATGAggacaagtaaaataaataatctcgCCCTATCAGTGCAGTAACAAGtgaaatttaagttaatttatacatttgaaaatatatagtgatagagacttcaATATGTAAggtcagatgttttattttttaaatagttcaatcttttgatacaacagcttatttatattacatgatctgtatacattaatatttatttaaaataaattatttataataactgttaaactaaaattgtaaaagtgtaaaagataaataataataataatatgaatcacaataattatataaatcataaaatgattcggtaattatcattaaagtcagacatctatttttttttttagagatagtttttagctttttttttttttgtaacctttaatttggagcaagataaactggaggaGTGACTTTGTtttcagacatgtgtcacttctctcaaatttgattggtccaacttcagtttgagatctctaacccagaacataacctgccccggagcaggttagccgtggagtGCAAGTTACTATGACAATGAATGCCgttaaaagccaagccacttacctGGTtttggtgcaaactaacctgaaacttacctggctagccagctaatccAGCCATATAGTTAAGCTAAAGTATCACGTTATAGCACAATAACGCTAAGGTAGTTTTGGTGCAACAGAAGGAGTTGAAATGGTAGTTATtacaaatatactttatttttatttttattaaatgttttagtatTATCTcagtcattttgcatttttttccctATTTCAGGCAGCATTGTAATGCTGTTTGATTTAACCCTCAAGCCTTAGTTTCTACAGACAACTAAAGAATGGCCttcaacataaacatattttcacaTGTAAACCACACTCGAAGCACCTTCTCAGATGAATTTGGTCCACATTTGACGGGTTCATTTGACGCAAAAAGACGCATATTCGTGATACACGTACAAGAAACTGTCTTTATGCACATGGCCTGGATGGATGCTGCTGATGATGAGATTTTGTGTACTGCGCACAAAACGTCGCAGCAAAGGGACAGATGAGACATACTTCATATTCTTTTTAATGCTTCACCTGAAATTAAGTAATCTGTATTGTTGCCACCTAAAAGTTGCCAAATTAGGTTTGCCAAATTTACTCTGCTAAATTTTTACAGAGGGcagatatattgaaaaatatatcaaatataattttaagtatT
The Carassius auratus strain Wakin chromosome 31, ASM336829v1, whole genome shotgun sequence DNA segment above includes these coding regions:
- the LOC113051070 gene encoding G-protein coupled bile acid receptor 1, translated to MAVEMRNVSGNNVEAQLIYAITLPVSCAIILINLLIILGIICNRQLHSSQNYFFLSLLVADLCTGVALPFIPWMGLNRPLSFSSCLLVHIFPNFLFLAFLFNLVLVHYERYRSIMSPLKRGQLWLHRWFVLPLLAVWMLPLLFALLPAFGWNNKAIHDRNECCPITNSTAHSNCIALSGERCCTYRSVFPNAFIYLEVYGLLAPAILSIAAMTCRVLWITREQLRHIQRLQRAVANRKCRRRMEMRYACCVAAVSLAFLTCWVPYIVYTHVGMEFLLRQGGKSNRTGHIVLSCVGIGGTAVVPLFLGLANREYTDPVKKLFCRLWHRHGQSVQMDTSLRFS